CCATAGCATGTTATTTATATTCTCCCAAAGATCTATTTTGGTTCGgttctgtttttagttttttccgtaataaataaaagtgcactTGATCTTGTTCTGGCAGGCAGCATGGATGTAAGTACCTCGTCAAATTCTCAGATCTCCACGCCGGTAAGACACAATTCACTGCAGTTATTTCCTCCACAGTTTCCATCTAAATATGAACGCTTGAATTCTTTTGTGCTTATGTCGAACGGCAATGTTTGCACCCGCAAGTTGGTGTCCTCCATCCTGTCcaccctctctcttcctcgTATCTCTGTTCTGGCCCCTgacccttctctctctccatccctctcctcctcctcctcctcctcttcgcctcCCTCTCAGCCCTCTGACGCTCTGTGTGGCAGCTGCCCGTCCTCTGGTTCTGCCCCACAGACTAACAGCCTTTGGCCGAGCCCACCGTGGCCCGGACAGCCCGCCCAGCCTGTGCCGTGCTGGACCGGCCAGCCAAACACGCCCTGCTGGACCGGGTCGCAACCGGTCCCGGTCTCTGCCGGTGCTCCGATTTCATTTCCGGGCCTGACTCCAGCCCCCGCACCGGTCACAACCGTGGTCCAAGGTCCAGGTCAAGTTGCAGCTCCGGTGCAGCCCTGTTGGCCAGGCACGCAGTGCCAGTTTCCTCAGTACCAGCCAACCCAATACCAGCCTCCTCAGTACCAGCCAACCCAATACCAGCCTCCCCAGTACCAGCCTCCCCAGTACCAGCCTCCCCAGTACCTGCCTCCCCAGTACCTGCCTCCTCAGTACCAGCCAACCCAATACCAGCCCCCTCAGTCCCAGCCAACCCAGTACCAGCCACCCCAGCCACCAGTACAGGTCCCTGCTCCAGCTCCGActccagtcccagtcccagtcccagtcccagtcccgcCACCTGCTCCTGCTACCGGCATCCGCCCAAATGTACCAGTGTGGCCCGCCCACCCCGGCTGGCCTTATAACCCGGGGCAGTCCGGGTGGCCTGGACAGAACCCGGCTGTCACGCCCCACTGGCTTCAACCCACATCCGGACCTCTCGTGAGTCAAATGGGACTCTTGCGCGTATCGCATTGGTCTTCTTCGTATAACATGCAGGAACACGGCTGCACGCTGTTTTATTTCAGGTCGTTTCTAACGCCGTTCTCTCTCACTGTCGCCGGTTCAGAGTGTGCCGTACAACCTGAACCTGGCCCGAGGCGTCTACGACAAGATGATGATGACCATCTTGGGCCACGTCAAAGCGGACGCTAAAATGTGAGCTGAATTAATTACGttctttttccccctttttttttttaacgttccGTTAAACTCACGCTGTTCATAATCTAGGACGGTGCATGACGCCTCAACGCCAGTCTGACGAGCTTTAatatccccctcccccctccccccttccagGTTCACAGTGAACTTTCTGAGAGGCAAAGACATTGCCTTTCACATCAACCCCCGATTCAACGAGGGGGGCAAGCAGGCGTTGGTCCGTAACCACAAAGCGGGTGAGCGCTGGGGCCCCGAAGAGAGGGACCTGAAGGGGCCCTTCCCCTTCGCCCTTGGGAGCCCGTTCGAGGTGAGTGGAAGAAGGAGGAACCAGACCGGGCAGTGCTTGTagccgctgtgtgtgtgtgtgtgtgtgtgtgtgtgtgtgtgtgtgtggcatatCAACTgttactgctactgctactaataCAACACGTGCACAGAAGCTTGCTAATTGTTTTGAAACTACATGGTTTGATTTGGTCTGGGTgtggatgtttaaaaaaaaaaatgctgaccACGTGGCGACTGACTCCAGGTCACTTTCTCATGGTTAAAAGGCCAACGTGTGGAAAAGATGGAAAAGGGGGGTTGGAAAGTCGCTCGTGCAGGCGGGTCCGAGGTAAGGGAACGGCCGCACTGCCGGAAGTTGCTCAATAACACCAAATAACACCAATAACAACCAAGAAGTCGCTAATCGGAAGAGCTAATCCTGTCGTCCCCCGCGTCCAATGTGCAACTGACACCGATAACAACGAGCTTCGTGGGGCTTCCGTGGACGTGAGGTCGTCCCCGTTATATCTTCCGGAGGTCGTCAACCTGCATCGTGCTCTGTTCCAGATGAAGATCCTGTGCACCCAGGAGACGTTCAGGGTGGCGGTGGACAACGTGCCGCTGTTTGAGTTCCGCCACCGGGTCAGAGAGCTCAACCAGATCGACAGGATCAACATCCTGCACGACGTCGTGCTCACCGGCGTCAACGTGGAGACACTCCCATAGGAAGCAGGCTGTTATTCACACAGCAGAAATACATGCAaagacacaatcacacacacacacgtatactcAACTTTCCAGTTTATCATGATGTAATAATACTTATGACATGAGCTGAGCTCATTCTTTAATATGCTCATTACTCTACCACATAGCTAACCATGTAATACACACAACGCTTTCTTCTCTCTGTGGATGCCACTGTATTTATTGCGTGCACAATATTTCCTATATTATGAAATGGCTACTAATGACTACTGAGGGGTCTATTAAAGGTTCTGTTAACTGCagttattctttaaataaatgaaatgatgagACATCCGGTtcgatgttttctttgtttatttcttttaaagaggGTAAAAAGAAGAGCAGCGCAACAGTTtggagatacattttttttttgttatcagaGAAATAGAAAATCACGGTCGAAAACATTCAAATCATCAGCACAAACGTTCAGAAgtaacatttataaaaaaaagactattcATGATACACATAAAGGAAAGATGTGCTCTGCAATTAGGGAGACACCGTTGACACAAAAACATCTTCGCAGGTTAGCTTATCTCATACCTCAATATAACCATTTCTAGTACCACAGCCCGATTCATTGTATTAAAAAGTATTACATTGTATGAAAAGATTTGAGCAAAAATAGTCATGAAACGTACGTATTATCAAAAGATATATTTAGGATTCATTAcatattgattttttaaaaaacaacaaagaagagCTATATGGCAACGTGAAGAATAAGACAACCTCCACTTGTCTTCAGTGCATAATGCCGAGCGTTCATTTCCTTCTCATCTCATCTGCATCCAGTCCATAAATAAAAGTTCCAAAGGATCTCAGTGCAAATAACAAGTGTGCGATTCAcagtgctgcagtgtgtgtgtgtgtgtgtgtgtgcgccaggCTCCCACCggtacacacgtgtgtgtgtgtgtgtgtgtgtgtgtgtgtgttcatacgcGTGCGTCCTCACGTCTTGGTGTCCAGCCTCCTCTCCACAGACTTCAGCAGGAGCTCGGCGTACTGCTCCACCAGAGCCAGGGCCTTGTCTCcttcacctttgacccctcgGTCCGCCCGGGGCCCCCCTTCGCACCGGGAGGCGGGGCCCTGCAGGGAGTCCAGCTCCGCCTTCACCGTGATGAGGGCCTCGCACAGGACGCTCCTCATTTCTTGCTGATCTTCGCTGAGCGGCCGGTCGCTTTGGAGGATCTGGTTTTAAAAATTAATGAGTTTGCATGAGAAACAGACGAGGattatagatttaaaaaaaactccacgTGTAAAATAAGAGAATCAAACTTGAAATAGTATTGCagcaaattattgtttttgtttttgtctataAAATAGTCCTGATTGGAGTAGTTGTTACTATCTCCACAATAGGCCTCATCTATGAATCTATAAGAAGTGTAAATTAATTGTTCCTGATCTAagtaaaccaaacaaaaaagctTCTTTGTCCAAAATaaaattgttattgttatttgtattaatatcaATGATGagacaattaattaaaaagttaaatattaatAGCAACTATATCAATCATGTTATGTATTGATTTGTGCatctatttatttgtgaatttatttattttttcaaatgcaGCAATTTATTTATGCTTATCTTGGGGTCTTAAATACTACTTTTGACCAATAGAAGAGTGAACAAACACTTCCAGAACAACTGACCTCATGAGGACTGCAGTACTTTTGTCTTGAAAATGCCTTTCAATGGGGCTTCCTAGAAAACTGCATGGGGCAGTTTTGAAGCCTGTGGGAGTCCCCCATGGGTCTGTGTGCACTCAGGTAAAAGTCCCCACCAGTATAGAAGTacaagaacccccccccccgcccacacacacacacacacacacacacacacacactaaccgtGGAGTAGAGCGCGGCGGTTTTTCTCAGACTCCTGTGAAGCTCCGTAACAGCCTGCCTACAAGTTTCCAAGGTAATGGAGAGATctgcggagggagagagagagagagagagagagagagagagagagagagagagagagagagagagagggagacgggctCTTTCAAATCCAACGCAGCATGTGGCAAATCGGAGCGTTCACAAAAGCCTGTGCAGTGTTTGCAGGTTATCGAGCGAAGTGGGCACACAGTGAATGTTGAGCGAAAGGTCGAAGAACATTAAAACAACacgtgggaaaaaaaagaagagaaactagagaagaaaaagagcacGATTTCACAGTTTATATCCTCGGGCGAAACACATGTCGTAGGTACAAGTGTGGACTGGATATCAATTAATGGCATTTATGGTTTCTGTGAAGAACAGAACGAAGAAGGTTATTTTAAGCTTCACCTGCAGCATTTGAACTCTATTAGACACCTTAATTTACTTAGCGAGTGCAACGATCATCTGCAGAAGGCTCTATATATATACGagaattattatttatcatcAAAAGGGATCATTGATGTGTGCAAATCCCGCCGCAATCTTTCTATTATAGATGGCGAGGTGGGAGAAGCTGCAAACGTAAAAGAAGGTGTCAAAAAGGGGATCTTTTTTATAGTAATGAGACTTTGAATCTGTGGGACTCGCCCTCGTTGGGGGGCTCAGAGGGAGGAACGAGAGACAGACGAGCCGGTTGACGGACAGGCCAGAAGGCAAGAGGGTGAGACgcagtgatggagaggaggaacggttgatgGGGGTCCAGACCTGGTTGGGGATCAGCGCTGGATGCTGTGCGGGTCTGTCCGGGCACCAGAGGGCACTCTTTGGCTGCGGCCGGCAGCGATGGCTCCCTGGCACTGggaagagatgtgtgtgtgtgtgtgtgtgtgtgtgtgtgtaagttattaaattaaataaaacgtGCCGCTAAATGTGAAGaagtggttttaaaaaaaaagttacctCTCTGAAACCGAGTCTCTCTTCTGCCTCACCGGTAGTGAACTCGACACAGAATGATCCAGAGAGCGATGCCGGCCCGGTGCTGGAGACGACAAGATGGACACAaaatcacatacacacacgcatttcTTTTTAGTTCTTTACGTCTGCTGGTTCACGGCCGGCTGTCTAACCTCTGCTTCCCGCGGTAGGTGCGTCGTCCCCGGCAGGCGAGAGGTCTCCGCCGGCACAACTTAAGCTCGGCGTCACCTCCACGAAGAGGCTGCGGCGAGGCCCGAGAGGCTGTTTGGGAAGCGGGATGCGGGTGGGCGGGATGCTCTGGGCGAACCGAGAGGGTGAAACCGCAGCTGTGGGATGGGGAGGAGGCGGGGGCGGACCGATGGGTACGGCGCGCGACGAGAGGGATGACGCCGACGACGAGAGGGATGACGCCGACGGTGAGACGGCGAGGACCTCGAGCTCCCCGCACGACCTCCTGGCCCTCGGGAAGCGGGGGGAGCAAGGCGGGGTGGCCAGCTGCATGATGTCTCCGAGCGAGGTGGAGCGGCTGCTTTTGGCCATTGAGCTGGCAGTGGGGTTCATGTAGGAGTGGGGCCTGAGGAGTTTGGGGCTCTCCCAGGGCCGGGGGGACTCGGGGGACTGGGGGGACTGGGGGGACTGGGGGGACTGGGGGGATCCGGTGGAGGGGGAAGAAAAGTGGAAGGAAGGATTGAGAGTGTCGTGTTtcaggaggagctgctgaggTCTCTTGCGCAACTCCCTTTGGTCACTAGAGGGCACAGGGGAGCGAAGAGCTGGGGGGGAACAGACTTAAATTtaattacttttacttttacatcaTGTAAAAGTATTATTGCCCATTCCAGGTAATTAGTTAAAGCCTGAGTAACttattttgaatatttcacAGACGATCCCCGtgcaaattatatttaaagacacTCTTGAGGCAGTTTAAATGTCACAACGTATACCTAGATCATTGAATAATCTGACTTAAATGTTAGATAGAATGTTGAATAGCAATAAATAGACAAAATGAGGATGGAACGTACGTTCTGAGGCCAGGTTCTGGACGGATTGGGATTTCTGCAAACACGTCGCTTTAGACGGCGCGTTGGACATCCTCCACAGGTGGGTCCCTGaagtcttcctcttcttctggctACCGCAGTCTCCGTCTGGAGCATCCAGCCCGCTGAGAGGCAAAGCACAGCAGCTTTAAGATCACTTTCGGACGCAATAATTCAGGTCCCAAAAAAACAAGCCACGGTAAGTATCAGTTGTGTTAATTCATGTTCATCTTCCTTTTTGTCGAGGACGGATTATTTGTTGCATTCTTGCCATTTGGACTCATTCACATGTTTTGGAATCATTTACTTATGCCGACggagcacctttttttttttttttaatcttttgcaTTTATGATTCATTAATCCAAGCATGCCAAAGCAGTTCTTAAAATAACCCCCATTCAGCTCCTAtagtctgtgtttttcttcttactgTGGGCCCTCGATGCTGCCGGGGCACCCCGGGGTCTTGTCCTCCGTGTTCACGGTCTGGTTATCTTCCATCAAGGGCCGCACCTTTGACACAGGGGGCTTGGACGAGTGGCTGCTGCCTTGTTCCTTTCCATGCACTTTGGCAAAAAGAGGCATGGCCCTACatagagaaagggggggggggtcatagaCACAATGTGAGCCTTCCACTTTACTGTGCTCCACCAAGAAATTGTTCTGCATGCTAATGAGTGAGCTTTTGGTAGCTGCACATCCCACATGGCACTTTCCTgtctctgtgctaagctaagctaagctaagctaaagaCCTGCTGGGCGGAGCTATATCTTTAGAGTGGCATTTTATTGAATACATTGGGAACATGTGATtatattaacaacaacaacaataaatctGTCATACTAAAGTAAAACTTTGAAAACTTAAACTTTTGAAAATGATGTGCtgggttattttttggggggccaAGAGCAGTTGCTAGGCAACCGTCAGAGACTGCATGAAGTTGCTGGTCGGTCAAAAAACACCATGAAACTATTTGACCGGGCGAGTATGCGCCGGTTTTTCTGTTCAGTTTTtagaaactatatatatatatatatatatatatataacatagtaATGAGTGAGCTATGGAAGTTTCCcatgttttcagtctttgtgctaagctaaccggttGCTCGTTGTAGCGTCACATGACGAGAAGGGTATCCATCTTGTCATGCGACTTGGCAAGAAAGCGAATAAGcatatttctttaaattgcAGTAATTAACTGTGTCGCTGCACAATTTTGTATCGTACAAATGAACAAGTGAAAACTTCCAAGGACTAAAAAAATATCTCCCTACACACACAGGATTACTCAAACGCGGACGACGACGTCATTTTGAACCGACAGCTCGATCCGGAAGGGTGCACACAGATGGTTTAATGGTTTATGCAGGAGCGGCGTgcgggggaggggtggggggttgtaATTATAGCTGTGAATCCACACTGGTCAACAGTACCTGTTATTATGTCCTCTGGTCAGGAAGCGTGAAGACATGCTGAGCCGAGGGACTCCGCTCGGCTCGGCTGTGGACGGACGTCAAGCgttagagaaaaataaataaaatagagacagagaggagagaaaaacaaacagtggcAGTGAGACTCGAAACAGTCCATTATTTTGGGAATTTAAGTGTATTCATTTTCTTGCCCGGAGTAAGATACCAGTCTCGTATCAGCCAGGAGTCAGTTAGTTCAGCTTAAAGACCGGAAACAGGGGCAAAAAGtccccatttttcttttaatacaaTTCAATTGACCACAGAAAACTGTTTAATATCTGTTCTAGTTCTATTGTATTTCCACGACCGGACTATTTTCTTTACCGGTTGCCACAGTTCACCAGGCTGGTCAGCCTCCAGGAAGGTAAATCCAGGTGTTTAAAAAGGTAACATGCGAGTGTTTGGCCTCTCCTCTCACCCGAGCTGCAGCTCTCTCCCGGGGTCTCGTAGTTCTGCTCGAGGGAATCTCCTGGACCGACGTCGGCGGCGTCCGTCACCGTCCTCAGAGCCTCGTCCATACTCGTCACTTCTGGCCttcgctcctcttcctccctctcttcatcaGAGCTCAGGGACTCAACGTCTGCGGAATCTGAAAGGGAAAAACAACCCTCCCTTTTTATTGACCTTCATCCATCTCCAGGCAGGTACCAGATAACGCTTAACAAAATGACCGATCCGGACCCCGAGGCGTTGTaatatttgacatatttctatCGGGCCTGAAACCGAAGGGAGATCCGAGCCTCCGTGTGCTTATTTAAATCCCTCTCTTGTAGCTTTttcgtttttaaaaaaaaaatccatctcTTGACACACTTAAATATATGTGTGACTTGAAACAGAATAAATACTGATATGTAGCGTACACGTGTAACTTTGATATCTATTGTAAAAAATTCCTTAAACGTTAGTCTGCTCCATTCGAGCTCACTGTAGTATtcagggagaaaagaaaaaaccttcACTAAAGGCAGAGATGTGGAGAAACGTGCTATGATTTCAGCACCAAATGAATAAAGTCATTTTAACTTCATTTAATAAGTGTTTTTTGCATGTTGTCTTTTCTGATAGTATCACTCGGGGGTGGTAAAGTCTACAGAAGTGGCTTTAAATAGTAACCTTTACTTTTTGTGCCcttgtaaataaagtaaataatgtaatgaaatgaatcTCAATCATAACCGTGTCTTGCTTTGACAgtattctttgtgttttgtattgatGTCCTCATTGAGGTCTCACCATCCAGGCCCCGGTCCGGGCTGGAGTCCCCGCTGTCGTAGCCCAGCGAGCAGGCGCTGTCCGGGCTGCGGCTCTCCTGGCTCTCGTCGTGGACCCCTCGCCGCTGCGTCCTGCGGTGCCGCTCCATCACCGCGAACTCGCCGGCGTATGAAAACGGAGATGTTGTGGAAACGTCGTCgccctcgccctcgccctcgccctcgccctcgCTCTCCTCTGGGTACAGCACGGCTCCGTCGGCCACCCCGGTGCCCTCGGATGGGCGTGAGGTCAGCCGGTCGGCACGTGGCCCGGGTCGATGCCTCTCGGCTCTCTCGTCCGACTGCAGCTGCGGGAAAATGGAGGTGACTTAGCGGCGCAGTCACAcgtcctctcgctctctcttagACGTGGACCTGTGCATACCGCGGGCTCGTGGAGGCTGGACGTGCTCCATCTCTCTCGGTTGGGTTTTTTCTTGGGAGCGAAGGTCTCCAGCTGCCTCAGGTCCAGCATGGATTTCACCATCAGCTCCAGAGAGCCCATACGATGGGACCAGCGCCTCCGAGGGCGTTTAGAGGAGTCAGGTGGGTCCTGGATGACGGCCGCGTGCTAGAAAGGGTGTAGAAGTTGACACAATGACCCACGAGTTCGACTGTAAAAGACGTGAATGAACTAGAAGTACCGCCTCACGCTTGTATGCCTTCGCAATGCTAGAGTTTACATCCATACccgtccaaaatgtcatcattttatCCTATCCTTACCATAGGAATGGCCAAaacgtgttttgtgaggtctGTGACCTTGACCCTGTGACCTCTCAGTTCAACCTCGCGTCcaggtggacgtttgtgccaaatttgaaacATTATTCCTGATGCCGCGGAGGAATAACAAtgtaaaaactgtgaaaaagtATCAAGTTTATACCCAGATGGACAAATCTGAGATCTAGTTTCTTATATCCATACTTTGGATCTCACGTgggtttttttaaaatgtatttttagcaCTTTTAAGCACTCAGCAGGGAAGTTCTCCCTCCGGTAAATCACAGCGGATTTAATCTCATGTGTGGTGGAGTGAAGCCCGAGATCCTTAAGCCACTTCAGGCCTTCTGAAGAAGACCGGCTTCCCATCCTACACGGGTAAAGCTTGTACTGAGGACTTATTTACAAGCTTTAAATAATAACTATGAAGTATTTGTTAGACACTCAAGTTATTAAAGGGGAAAACAGTGTGCATTGTTGGGTGTTTGGTACCgtagaaatgaaaagaaataaaaaaaacacacaaaagcgaAGACGATGCTCTTCCCGTTTAGTATTTATCACACAGAAGcattaaactatatatatatatatatatatatatatatatatatatatatatataaccaccAACCTTTGTCCGCTGCCAGTCCGCTCTTTCATCTGAACCACCTGttgtgtgaaagaaaaacagaacctttaaaaaaacaatacaataatactTGTTTGATGTCTGCACTGTTTGTTTTATCAGACGCTGCCCCTCCACACGTAAAGGTCAGGATGGCTGCAGGTGGCGGCCACCACGTGGCGTTAGTACCTGCGTCCTCCTCGCCGTGGCTGCCGTCGGAGGAAGTGTCGGCCGAGAGGTCTTCTGGGTCCTCGCGGGGGTCGTCATCGTCGTCCTCCTCGCGGTCGCGGTCGCTGTCGGAGGACAGGCCGCCCAGCGCGGGGTCGCTGTACACGTCTCGCCTACCGCCAGAGAGTCAAAAGGATACGTGTGAGGGTTCAGTCTTCAGTTTTTTTGAACGTGATAAATGAACGTCCTGCAGGGGTCAAAGGTGGCGGCGGCGTGTTAGCGTCACCTGAGGCCGGGGGCCTTGCAGAGCGGCGTGTCGGGGTCTTGTCGGAGCCGTCTGAGCCTCTCTCTCATGCAGGTCGTCAGCTCCGGAGCCAGTCGCCACACAAAGATACAGCTGGTAGATGAAAGCATCCGGGCATTAAAAATTCAACGTTTCAGTTCATTTTCAGCTCGACTATTGAGAAAACCGTCTGCAAACACATTCCTCTGGCAGCAGAGGCCTGAAACATGATTTTAATTTGCCGCTCCACTCCCGGTTATCTCGAGTCATTTTATTCTCGCACACATGCTCATATTTGGATATCTCCTTGTTGGTGGATCTTGAATTTTAAATATAGGACTAATGCTTGTTATCTTTTCAGAAACACAACGTGGCTGTACTGGttgtctccagtagaccacacacacacacacactgtttctcaCCTGTCCCCCGACACAGAAATCAAATGCTGGCAGTCGTTGGTGAACTTTATCCCAGTGACGATctctgcaaaaaacaaaaacaaatacggCGCAGCTCGTTATATTTATGGTTTCGGACGATCGACCCTTtgctgagcccccccccccccccgctgtatAAGCTACTgcggagcccacactgtcactaactgcactccctgcaTTGATATTATCTGACTTCTGGCAagaagaagcagacagaagaagaaggctcCGTAATACGCGTTTGAAGGATGAATGCAGAATGTCAAATAGATTCAGCAGTGaaaaaacaggttaaaaaagatagaaaatagAAGCTAAAGCTATACAGTGAACCACCACATCGCCATGGCGATCAATGAAAAGCCGGGTGGGTCTTTAATCACTGGAAACAGCACGTGTCTCCATTCATTATATGTTCCTATTGGCCAGTCTGGTtggaggggcgggacttagaGACGGGTTCATCGTGATAAGATTCTCTGCTGCTTTAAAAGCGTAATTACTCACAGCTCAggttgacatcataatatatgtgtgtgtgtgaaggtgcaggtgtgtgtgtgtgtgtgtgtgtgtgtgttgggttacCAGAGTGTCCGTCCATAGTGGCCACACACTCCCCAGTGAAGAAGTCAAAGATGCTGATGTTTTTATCGGAGCAGCTGGTGGCCACGTATTGACCCGACGGATCAAGCTGAACCTGCcgggagagagaggacaaaagaattgatacatatatagataaatagatatatctatatatatatatatataaaggaaaGGAACGGCATGTGGCGTGCAGACTATGGAGGCACATGTTACCCGGAGCAGACTGCCGTCCTCACTCAACGACCCCTTGTAGAGTTTCTTCTGCTTGCCACTGCTGATGTTGAAAATCCTACAGTCAGAAGGAAAGAAACTGTGTTTTTGgatcttaaaacacacacacagacacacacacacacacacagacacacacacggggcaACACCAACGCACTCACCTGATGCAGCGGTCCTGGCAGCCGACAGCAGCGTACTTGCAGGCGGGGTCCACGCCCATGTCGCACAGCGTGGTCTTCCCCACCAGGTGGTGAGAACGCCTGAACTCCGTCCCTCTCTCCGTCTGGGGAACAAACAGAGAGGTGGAGCGgggtctaactgtgtgtgtgtgtgtgtgtgtgtgtgtgtgggggggggggggggggaggagatggGTCTCGAGCACGGGACGGTGAACATCACAAAATCAACATGAAAACGTCTCCAAAATAAAGCGCAAAGATTCAGTATGAAGAGTTCAGCAGCTTGACGGAGGCTGGAACAAAGGATAGCCAGAGGTTCACATTCAAAGAGAGCATGTTCAGAGCCTGCAAAGATTTCTTTATCTCATGACCGCCTGCTCGTTCCGGCTCCGCACGGCCTCGtgctctttccccccccccccgattatCTTCATCGCTGCTTTGTGCATGCTGCCGGTTTCTAGCTGCTCTGTTAGGTTGCCAAACCATGCCGCGATTCCTGATCTAACGATGCTCTCTCTCGGGCCGTTCGCTCCACGCGGCCTCGATCCCCTCGAGGTCTGTCCTCCGGCCTGTCTATCAACTTGTGTTTCCCGGCAACGAAGGTCGTCTACGTGGACGTATTTGTACGAGGACACCCCCACGAATGATCGTCTGCATTTTGGTGACCACCCGTGGCACTCGGTGGTCGGCTACTCAGGGGTCAGAGTCAAGGAGCGTCCCCCCCCTGAGTTTTGTTTGACGTTTAAGATGAGGCAGTTGATGAAGACGAAGGTGTCGATGTCATCGTCAAAAGGGGAAAGGATATCTCAATgttgccgttgttgttgttgttgttattgagaTGAGTTTAAATCAATACGAATGAGTGCATCTCTCTAAAGTGGGCACGAACACATTTCTGTTGTGCTTAAAGTGCACGAAATGCAAAAACATTCAGTATTTGACTCAGTTAAAGTCTAAAAAAGACTATTATGGTTCAATTGGAACCCTCGAAAACACAGAGAACCGATAAAAAACCAGCATAGAAGAAGCTCATTTACGTTCTCCGGGGAGCACAGACCCGTCACAACAACTCCCCACAATGAacactctatatatataatagatatagatatatatatatatatat
The nucleotide sequence above comes from Cyclopterus lumpus isolate fCycLum1 chromosome 24, fCycLum1.pri, whole genome shotgun sequence. Encoded proteins:
- the LOC117727650 gene encoding galectin-3; the encoded protein is MDVSTSSNSQISTPPSDALCGSCPSSGSAPQTNSLWPSPPWPGQPAQPVPCWTGQPNTPCWTGSQPVPVSAGAPISFPGLTPAPAPVTTVVQGPGQVAAPPPQYQPPQYQPPQYLPPQYLPPQYQPTQYQPPQSQPTQYQPPQPPVQVPAPAPTPVPVPVPVPVPPPAPATGIRPNVPVWPAHPGWPYNPGQSGWPGQNPAVTPHWLQPTSGPLSVPYNLNLARGVYDKMMMTILGHVKADAKMFTVNFLRGKDIAFHINPRFNEGGKQALVRNHKAGERWGPEERDLKGPFPFALGSPFEMKILCTQETFRVAVDNVPLFEFRHRVRELNQIDRINILHDVVLTGVNVETLP
- the LOC117727349 gene encoding mitogen-activated protein kinase-binding protein 1-like codes for the protein MPGDAFTIRSRIRNLLRSPSFKHKKTSRESLTGKVTLEKVLGITASGNSGLACDPRSGLVAYPAGCVVVLLNPKKKRQHHIINTSRKTITALSFSPDGKYLVTGESGHLPAVRLWDVAERRQVAALQQHKYGVSCVAFSPNGKYVVSVGNQHDMMVNVWVWKKDVVMASNKVSNKVTGVSFSVDSSYFVTVGNRHVKFWYLDPCKASKAAAPLPLLGRSGLLGELRNNFFCDVACGRGSTSDSTFCITSSGLLCEFNGKRTLDKWVDLRTGVAQSLSLSEDMIFCGCADGTVRAFSTVGLHFACTLPRPHLLGADVSAVTEASHLFSTKTDGRYPDAIAVTYDPVSQWLSCVYNDHSLYVWDVTDVNRVGKVHSALFHAACVGDLEVFPDVPGEFAAGLSSGAFLSCSADNTIRLWRADDRTQTNSRPRNILSRDLLDVIYTDGNTSALQDAECLTSVSADKQGDGQTAESRTGIRTICVSPDGKHLASGDRNGVLRVHDLRSMEEILRVQSHDAEILCLEYSKPETGLKLLATAGRDRLIHVLDAGHDYRLVQTLDEHSSSITAVRFAANDNKVRMISCGADKSIYFRTAHKTERGTEFRRSHHLVGKTTLCDMGVDPACKYAAVGCQDRCIRIFNISSGKQKKLYKGSLSEDGSLLRVQLDPSGQYVATSCSDKNISIFDFFTGECVATMDGHSEIVTGIKFTNDCQHLISVSGDSCIFVWRLAPELTTCMRERLRRLRQDPDTPLCKAPGLRRDVYSDPALGGLSSDSDRDREEDDDDDPREDPEDLSADTSSDGSHGEEDAGGSDERADWQRTKHAAVIQDPPDSSKRPRRRWSHRMGSLELMVKSMLDLRQLETFAPKKKPNRERWSTSSLHEPASDERAERHRPGPRADRLTSRPSEGTGVADGAVLYPEESEGEGEGEGEGDDFAVMERHRRTQRRGVHDESQESRSPDSACSLGYDSGDSSPDRGLDDSADVESLSSDEEREEEERRPEVTSMDEALRTVTDAADVGPGDSLEQNYETPGESCSSAEPSGVPRLSMSSRFLTRGHNNRAMPLFAKVHGKEQGSSHSSKPPVSKVRPLMEDNQTVNTEDKTPGCPGSIEGPHGLDAPDGDCGSQKKRKTSGTHLWRMSNAPSKATCLQKSQSVQNLASEPLRSPVPSSDQRELRKRPQQLLLKHDTLNPSFHFSSPSTGSPQSPQSPQSPQSPESPRPWESPKLLRPHSYMNPTASSMAKSSRSTSLGDIMQLATPPCSPRFPRARRSCGELEVLAVSPSASSLSSSASSLSSRAVPIGPPPPPPHPTAAVSPSRFAQSIPPTRIPLPKQPLGPRRSLFVEVTPSLSCAGGDLSPAGDDAPTAGSRAPGRHRSLDHSVSSSLPVRQKRDSVSESAREPSLPAAAKECPLVPGQTRTASSADPQPDLSITLETCRQAVTELHRSLRKTAALYSTILQSDRPLSEDQQEMRSVLCEALITVKAELDSLQGPASRCEGGPRADRGVKGEGDKALALVEQYAELLLKSVERRLDTKT